The following are encoded together in the Pelagicoccus enzymogenes genome:
- a CDS encoding VPDSG-CTERM sorting domain-containing protein, translating to MNSLQRIVKASALACGITLSIASLHAINVNLDEAGGYNLVTWGDATLKNSDTEGRVAVGGNATFGSYSVGYSSTAGDPARAQLTVGGNLDGSGGGQVYNGSIYVGGNYTSPGYNLHSAAGSTTQSNLGKGNLPFNFDAAQAALLTKSTDWGALSATGSSTTQWGTLTLEGNEDGLNIFNIDAATLAAAHTFEIFVPTGAKALINVSGAVAEMSNMGFFGTHTAPKTLFNFFEATQLDMVGIGVTGSILAPLADLTFTSGNVDGQVIVNSFQGAQWGSGEMHDVIFEGDPNSPAPIPDTGSTLALIATALVGIVAVSRKLKG from the coding sequence ATGAACAGCCTCCAACGAATCGTCAAAGCCTCCGCCCTCGCTTGCGGAATCACCTTATCCATCGCGTCACTGCACGCCATCAACGTAAATCTCGACGAAGCCGGCGGCTACAACCTCGTCACATGGGGCGACGCAACCTTGAAGAATTCGGATACCGAAGGACGCGTAGCAGTAGGCGGAAACGCCACCTTCGGCTCCTACTCTGTGGGCTACTCCAGTACAGCTGGCGATCCTGCGCGAGCCCAGCTGACGGTGGGCGGAAACCTCGACGGCTCCGGCGGCGGACAGGTGTACAACGGCAGCATCTACGTTGGCGGAAACTACACCAGCCCCGGATACAACCTTCACTCGGCCGCCGGCTCCACCACCCAGTCGAACCTCGGCAAAGGCAACCTGCCTTTCAACTTCGACGCAGCCCAAGCCGCCCTCCTTACCAAATCCACCGACTGGGGCGCCCTCAGCGCAACCGGCTCCTCAACGACGCAATGGGGAACCCTGACGCTGGAAGGCAACGAGGACGGGCTGAACATCTTCAATATCGACGCCGCCACCCTCGCCGCAGCTCACACTTTCGAAATTTTCGTGCCCACCGGAGCAAAAGCCTTGATCAACGTTTCGGGCGCCGTTGCCGAGATGAGCAACATGGGGTTCTTCGGAACCCACACCGCCCCAAAGACCCTCTTCAACTTCTTCGAAGCCACTCAACTCGACATGGTGGGCATCGGGGTAACCGGCTCCATCCTCGCCCCTCTAGCCGACCTCACCTTCACGAGCGGCAACGTCGACGGTCAGGTGATCGTCAACTCCTTCCAAGGCGCCCAATGGGGCAGCGGAGAGATGCACGACGTGATCTTCGAGGGCGACCCCAATTCCCCAGCGCCCATTCCTGACACTGGATCCACGCTCGCCCTCATAGCGACCGCCCTCGTAGGCATCGTAGCCGTCTCCAGAAAGCTGAAAGGGTAA
- a CDS encoding Hsp33 family molecular chaperone HslO: MPDNLPSDESELLAIKSRFVRGRNLLYARANFSQLYVDYYLHQKDNALSLTPEFDERLKSAIALFSLHCISRPRNDILAWTVNFQQPLHNLFLAGDTGTGDVTGRIYTEGVKQAEENVFYQDVVRRNREPHRSIVGFNGPDLIHAVEEFYKFSEQRPARFFQLAPDEFAILAAHPDYDENWFESVTLEDIRRIEETEEVVDLETRFVRWHCGCNQERILGALSAPFQSDPEDLFLGEELIEVNCPRCAAKHRVSREMMEAYVADKAK, translated from the coding sequence ATGCCAGATAATCTGCCTTCAGACGAATCGGAGCTCCTTGCCATCAAGTCGCGCTTCGTGCGCGGTCGCAACTTGCTGTACGCGAGGGCCAACTTCAGCCAGCTCTACGTCGACTATTACCTGCACCAGAAAGACAATGCCCTTTCGTTGACTCCGGAGTTCGATGAGCGACTGAAGAGCGCGATCGCGTTGTTCAGCTTGCACTGCATTTCACGTCCGAGGAACGACATTTTGGCGTGGACGGTGAATTTCCAGCAGCCGCTGCATAACCTATTTCTAGCCGGGGACACGGGTACGGGTGACGTGACCGGACGTATTTACACTGAGGGGGTGAAGCAGGCGGAGGAGAACGTTTTCTACCAGGATGTCGTGCGTCGCAACCGCGAACCGCATCGCTCGATCGTCGGTTTCAACGGCCCCGACTTGATCCACGCCGTGGAGGAGTTCTACAAGTTCAGCGAACAGCGTCCGGCTCGCTTTTTCCAATTGGCGCCTGACGAATTCGCCATCTTGGCCGCTCACCCGGACTATGACGAAAATTGGTTCGAATCAGTGACCCTGGAAGACATTCGCCGCATCGAGGAGACCGAGGAGGTGGTGGACCTCGAAACGCGTTTCGTGCGTTGGCATTGCGGTTGCAACCAGGAGCGGATTCTGGGGGCCTTGTCGGCTCCTTTCCAGAGCGACCCAGAGGACCTTTTCCTCGGCGAGGAATTGATCGAGGTCAATTGCCCGCGCTGCGCGGCCAAGCACCGTGTTTCCCGAGAAATGATGGAGGCCTACGTGGCGGACAAGGCCAAGTAG
- a CDS encoding M24 family metallopeptidase, producing the protein MPKKKATAKRAKKAPASPLLFADTQKSADQLYVGGFTVPDAFVSFKKGRNWYAVLNQLEYARALKESRFDEVLQLELWLEMAREKFQRAKVGYAELVATLAEEFEIESFKVPGDFPSSLAFRLVEMGVKLDVCEGTLFPSREKKSEEEIAMIREGNRCSATGIRAAEKAIRQSVIKKGKLYLGGKVLSSERLRGIIEVACLEAGSLSMDTIAAGGDQACDPHCAGHGPLRANELIIVDVFPRVSKTGYHGDMTRTFLKGKANEAQKGIVDAVFKAQQDAIQKVKTGVNGKDVHGSVVETFSRLGYETRRSENGAEGFIHGTGHGLGLEVHEAPRVSIVSNKLKRNAVVTVEPGLYYPGVGGCRIEDVVAVRDEGPELLSKYHYRWQLK; encoded by the coding sequence ATGCCAAAGAAGAAAGCCACTGCCAAGCGAGCCAAGAAGGCTCCCGCCTCCCCATTGCTTTTTGCGGATACGCAGAAGAGCGCTGACCAGCTTTACGTGGGGGGCTTCACGGTCCCGGATGCTTTTGTCTCCTTCAAGAAAGGCCGCAATTGGTATGCGGTGCTCAACCAGTTGGAGTACGCCCGGGCCTTGAAGGAATCGCGTTTCGACGAGGTGTTGCAACTGGAACTCTGGCTGGAGATGGCGCGGGAAAAGTTCCAGCGAGCGAAAGTGGGATACGCAGAGTTGGTGGCGACTTTGGCGGAAGAGTTCGAGATCGAGAGCTTCAAGGTGCCGGGCGACTTCCCAAGCTCGCTGGCATTCCGCTTGGTGGAGATGGGGGTGAAGCTCGACGTGTGCGAAGGCACTTTGTTTCCCAGCCGCGAGAAAAAGAGCGAAGAAGAAATCGCCATGATCCGCGAAGGGAACCGCTGCAGCGCTACGGGCATTCGAGCGGCCGAAAAGGCGATTCGCCAGAGCGTGATCAAGAAGGGCAAGCTTTACTTGGGCGGCAAGGTCCTTAGCTCCGAACGGCTTCGTGGAATCATTGAAGTCGCGTGTTTGGAGGCTGGTTCGCTCTCCATGGATACGATCGCGGCGGGTGGAGACCAAGCTTGCGACCCTCATTGCGCCGGACATGGCCCCCTGCGGGCTAACGAGCTGATTATCGTGGACGTATTTCCACGCGTATCCAAAACTGGATACCACGGCGACATGACGAGAACCTTCCTCAAAGGCAAAGCCAACGAGGCTCAAAAAGGAATTGTGGACGCGGTTTTCAAGGCCCAGCAGGATGCGATTCAAAAAGTGAAGACGGGCGTGAACGGAAAGGACGTGCACGGTTCCGTAGTGGAAACCTTTTCCCGCTTGGGATACGAAACCCGTCGCAGCGAAAATGGGGCGGAAGGCTTCATCCATGGAACTGGACATGGACTTGGGCTAGAGGTGCATGAAGCGCCTCGCGTTTCTATTGTATCCAACAAGCTGAAACGAAACGCGGTGGTGACGGTTGAGCCAGGGCTTTATTATCCTGGGGTTGGCGGTTGCCGCATCGAGGACGTGGTTGCGGTGCGGGACGAAGGTCCCGAGCTGCTGAGCAAGTACCATTACCGCTGGCAGCTGAAATAG
- a CDS encoding tetratricopeptide repeat protein: MKSSLFLPLCAILGASISFSSSAQDAAVSPDSAAAQERSSAADPSDREALVAKIAALLKDVEENGASLEKLDQIGDLYLQGGDAQRAILVFEKAIQEFGGSEELFVKVARVMQIVGGPEHAVNALALGLEKFPDSELLTYEIGKAYIGLDKPYAAISNLKKVIQLSPEKESYRYHLADAYRLQKKWEESSKIVEDLIAKDTEILEVYLMKGDLMLSQGEHRDGVRFLEDLLEEHPDSQSVKKVLVHAYQLYAYAESESGRLSRAVRSIRSALEVEPKNNESLLALANFLNQLGEYEEAETTFKSLLEENPNYLDAYVFYGRMLEALDRTQEAAAQYQKGLSLARDLGVEGAITAFRQLLRIK; this comes from the coding sequence ATGAAGTCATCTTTGTTCCTACCCCTGTGCGCCATTCTCGGCGCTTCCATCAGTTTTTCCAGCTCCGCTCAGGATGCGGCGGTTTCTCCGGACAGCGCGGCTGCTCAGGAACGTTCCTCGGCAGCGGACCCTTCGGATCGCGAAGCCTTGGTCGCCAAGATTGCCGCCTTGCTGAAGGACGTGGAAGAAAACGGCGCGAGCTTGGAGAAGCTGGATCAAATCGGTGACTTGTATTTGCAAGGTGGAGACGCCCAAAGGGCGATTCTCGTTTTCGAGAAGGCCATTCAGGAGTTCGGGGGGAGCGAGGAGCTTTTCGTGAAGGTCGCGCGGGTCATGCAGATCGTAGGAGGGCCTGAGCATGCAGTGAACGCCCTCGCCCTAGGCCTCGAGAAGTTTCCCGATTCGGAATTGCTAACCTATGAAATTGGCAAGGCCTACATCGGCCTCGACAAGCCTTACGCGGCGATCTCGAATCTCAAGAAGGTCATCCAGCTTTCGCCGGAAAAGGAGTCCTATCGCTACCATCTAGCCGATGCTTACCGCTTGCAGAAAAAATGGGAGGAATCCTCAAAAATCGTAGAAGACCTGATAGCCAAGGACACGGAGATTCTCGAAGTCTACCTCATGAAAGGCGATCTTATGCTCTCGCAGGGCGAGCACCGGGACGGGGTGAGGTTCTTGGAGGATTTGCTGGAGGAGCATCCGGATTCGCAAAGCGTGAAAAAGGTGCTCGTACATGCGTATCAGCTTTATGCATACGCTGAATCCGAGTCAGGGCGTTTGAGCCGAGCGGTTCGCAGCATCCGCAGCGCTTTGGAAGTCGAGCCGAAGAACAATGAATCGCTCTTGGCGCTCGCTAATTTTCTCAACCAGCTCGGCGAGTACGAGGAAGCGGAAACGACCTTCAAGTCCCTGCTGGAGGAGAACCCCAACTACCTTGACGCTTATGTTTTCTATGGCCGCATGCTGGAAGCGCTCGATCGCACCCAGGAGGCGGCGGCTCAATACCAGAAGGGGCTGTCGCTAGCCAGAGACTTGGGCGTAGAAGGGGCGATCACCGCCTTCCGCCAGTTGTTGCGCATCAAGTAA
- a CDS encoding DNA-formamidopyrimidine glycosylase family protein: MPELAEVYYHSSHWKAAQGERFRLAWLHDKTRCARGLASEALAGKLSSSTLLSGYTHGKRMLFAFSGSCFLEVHLGMTGSLHRMDVDYEERKHDHLALKSEASTLLFRDPRQFGKLALHETEGGKLPDWWEALPPEPHDVAFTSERFESVLKRREKAVLKGLLLQQELFPGVGNWMADEILWRARLRPDRRLGSLSQAERDALYRELRWVCRESLRIIGKDYSDPPKSWLFTHRWKDGGICPKSKLPLKRETVAGRTTCWSPEVQR; this comes from the coding sequence GTGCCTGAACTCGCGGAAGTTTATTACCATAGTTCGCATTGGAAAGCGGCCCAAGGCGAGCGCTTCCGCTTGGCTTGGTTGCACGACAAGACTCGCTGCGCCAGAGGTTTGGCCTCCGAGGCGCTTGCGGGTAAGCTTTCGTCTTCGACATTGCTCTCTGGATACACCCATGGAAAGCGCATGCTGTTCGCGTTTTCGGGTAGTTGCTTCCTGGAGGTGCATCTTGGAATGACGGGCTCGCTGCATCGGATGGATGTCGATTACGAGGAGCGAAAGCACGACCACCTTGCGTTGAAAAGCGAAGCGTCAACCTTGTTGTTTCGCGATCCGCGTCAGTTTGGAAAGCTTGCCTTGCACGAAACGGAAGGTGGCAAGCTGCCTGATTGGTGGGAGGCCTTGCCCCCGGAGCCGCACGATGTCGCTTTCACGAGCGAGCGTTTCGAAAGCGTTTTGAAGCGAAGGGAAAAGGCGGTGCTCAAAGGGCTCTTGCTGCAGCAGGAATTGTTTCCCGGCGTTGGAAACTGGATGGCGGACGAGATCCTGTGGCGGGCTCGCTTGAGGCCGGACCGGCGATTGGGAAGCTTGAGCCAAGCTGAACGCGACGCGCTCTACCGGGAGCTCCGCTGGGTTTGTCGCGAATCGCTGCGAATCATCGGCAAGGACTACAGCGATCCACCGAAAAGCTGGTTGTTCACGCACCGCTGGAAGGATGGTGGAATTTGCCCGAAGTCGAAACTGCCGCTCAAGCGGGAGACGGTTGCAGGGCGAACGACCTGTTGGTCGCCCGAGGTGCAGCGGTAG